One uncultured Carboxylicivirga sp. genomic window, ATTGAATCGTTACATTTTTTATAATAAAAAATAAAACCCGACAATTGCCGGGTCTGTTAATAAGTTCGAAAATAATAAAAAACTACCAATCCAATCCATACTGATCGCTGATATCTATAGTAGGCATTGGTCCATCCAATGGTTTTAAATCTCTTACATACCAATCCATCCAGGCAATCTGACGATATAAAACATCAATCTGGCCCACTTGTTTGCGGTTACCATGTCCCTCGCCCGGATATTGAACCAGTCGTACAGCCGGATGGTGATTCATCTTCATTCTTCTGTATAACTCGTAGCTTTGAGTAGGATGTACCCTTGGATCATCTGCACCACCATAAATGAGTGTGGCAGTCTTACTCTGATGTGCATAATATATAGGGCTTCGTTTTAAACTAATATCCCACATTTCTTCCAATGGTTTTCCACTGTGTACGTATAATTCTTCGTAAGGAATATCTGTAGTTCCGCGTTTACTTATTATATCGCTAATGCCCACAAACATACCAACTGCTTTTACATAGTCAGTGTAGTAGGTGGCAAACCAGGCAGAGGCATATCCACCGTATGATCCACCAGCCATTCCAACTCGATCACGGTCGGCACCTTTTTCTTTTACAAGGTAATCAATAGCATCTGCCAAATCATCAAATTCAGTTCCGGCTGGATCTTCAAATCCATGCATACCAAAATCAACACCATAACCAGTGCTGGCTCTGTAGTTGATATAGGCTACTAAATAACCTTTACCTGCCATGACCTGTCCTGGGGTTGCATATCGACTTAACCAACCATTTGTATGGTGTGATTCTGGACCTCCATGAACAAACATAATGAGTGGGTATGTTTCATTTTCATTGTAGCCCAATGGTTTAATTAACAAGCCTTCAATTTCCAAACCATCACGGGCATTAAATTTTATTACTTCCTGTTTTCCTAAAGTCCTCTCGCTTAATACAGGATTGATTTTGGTAACTTGCTTTAATTCTTTCTTACCATCCCATGTATAAATGTCGGATGCATTAGCGGGTGTAGATGCACTAAAGACAAAGGTTTTAGAGTCATTGGAATAAAGGGGGGAACTAAAGATAATTCCATTTTCTTCCGAATCGAGTAGAAGGTTTCTCTTTTGTTTACTGACTGAATAAGTGTATAACTTGTTATATACACCTTCTTCGCCCATGTAAAATAACTCTTTGTTGTTCTTCCAGTCAGCCCAGGTAATATGCCCTTTGTATTTTTCAGGTGTTATGTTCTCAGTCTTTTGAGTATTTAAATCAAAAATATAAGCCTGACTAACTGAGTGATCATTAATGTTTAAAGCCCCGGTATAAACAAGTTTTGTTCCATCCGGACTAAAAGAGTAATTACCTAATTTTCCTTCGTTGCTTAATTGATGAGTTACCTCATTGGATTCAAGGTTATATATTTTGACTTTTCTGAACATATATTTCTGATCGATCAGATTGAGATTGCTGCAACTGAATGCAATTTGTTTTCCTTGTTTATCAAAGGTAAAATCCCATACATTTCCATCGCTTGTTATAGGTTTGAGATCCGTCGATTTTAATTCACTATCAAAATGTTGAATCCATAATTGGTTATTGATTATATCTTCTTCGTAAAAAATAAAATCGTATCCACGTTTTTCCAATTCTTTCTGTTTATCTGTTTTTCCAACAGAAGCAATATACGCGATAGCATTGTTTTGCGGACTCCATTCATAGCTGTCTACGCCTGTAGGGGCATTTGTAATTTGGTATTCATTTCCATCATCAGAAATAATAAATACTTGTCTGGTTCCATTTATACTCTTAATAACAGCCAGCAAAGATCCATCTTTATTCCACTGCGGAGATGATGCTTTTAGGTCATCATCAAACAACAGTTTTGACTCGTTGGTATTAAGGTTCAAAATCATATAAGTTGATATTGCTCCACCCGGTTTATCATTGGCTGAACGGGGAGCGTATATGCTATACATCAGCTTTGAACCATCAGGGGTTAATTGGTTGGTATGTATTGATTTAAGACTTAATAAATCAGCCGGACTTAATACAGACTGGCTGAAAGCTGAAAACATACCCATTGCTAAAACTACAATGAGTATAGTTAACTTTTTGAATGGTGACTTCATAAGTATATGATTAAAATTTTAATAAAAGTAATAAGAATGTATTGTAGTTATAACAGAATTGCTTTGTATCTGTTTTAATGCTCTCTTTTTATAGCCGAAAATATACTAGTTTAGTGTCTTCTAAATTTTAATTTATGCCTTGGGATAAAAAATGGTTTCAGTTTTCAGTTCTGTTAGTGTTGGCCTTTGTTTGGGGAAGCTCCTTTATACTCATGAAAATTGGGTTAAAAAGCTTTGACAGTGATCAGGCGGCTTCCATTCGTATTGGTTCTGCTTTTCTGGTGTTGTTACCTTATTCAATCAAAAGTTTCAGGGTTTTAAAGAAGAGAGATCTGAAGAGTTTATTAATAGCTGGCTTTTTGGGAAGCCTGATACCTGCATTTTTATTTACCAAGGCACAGACTCGCATTGACAGTGCTTTAGCAGGTATGTTAAATTCGCTTACTCCGGTCTTTACTTTTATCGTTGGTTTGATTTTGTATAAAAGTTCTTTTAGAAATGCACAGTTTTTAGGAATTCTTATGGGATTATTAGGTGCAGCCGGTTTAATCTCAATGGGTGGAGGACTCGATTTAGGACAAGTAAATAGCTATGCCTTATTTATCGTTTTGGCAACCATTTGCTATGGTGTTAATATTAATGAGATTAAAGCCAGACTAACGCATTTAAATGGAGTTCAGATTACTTCTCTATCCTTTTTCTTTATTGGTCCCGTGGCTATTTTCTATTTCTTGACAACCAAAATAACTAATGCTGTTCAGCATGAAGGATGGTATATACATTTAGGCGCTTTAATATTATTGGGTATTGTGGGAACTGCCCTGGCCATGCTAGTGATGAATACTTTAATTCGCTACGCATCAGCTGTTTTTGCTTCATCTGTAACTTATATCATACCCGTGTTTGCAATTCTTTGGGGATTGATTGATGGAGAATCTATTTCGTTGATGCAGATCGTCTTTATGGCTGTTATTCTAGCAGGAGTTTACCTGATTAATAGAATGAAAGGCAAATAAAAAGAGCTGCTCAATGGCAGCTCCTTATATAATAATCAATGTATTATATCTTAATTAAGCATTTTGCTGTTTAATAAGATTTAGTGCTGAACCTGCTTTAAACCAGTCGATTTGCTGTTGATTATACGAATGGTTAAGTGTAATAACATCTTTTGTGCCATCAGTATGAACCACTTCAATTTTTAAAGTCTGACCTGGTTTAAACTGATCCAGATCAATGAAGTTAAATGTATCATCTTCCTGAATCAGATCATAGTCGGCTTCATTCGCAAAAGTTAATCCCAACATACCTTGTTTCTTAAGGTTTGTTTCATGAATTCGGGCAAAACTTTTTACAATTACAGCTCTTACACCCAAATGACGGGGTTCCATGGCTGCATGTTCGCGCGAAGATCCTTCACCATAGTTGTGGTCTCCCACAACAACAGAAGGAATACCTGCAGCTTTATAAGCTCTTTGAGTAGCGGGTACTTCACCGTATTCGCCGGTTAATTGGTTCTTAACTTTATTAGTTTCATCATTAAAAAAGTTAACACCACCAATCAGCATGTTATTTGAGATATTATCAAGGTGTCCACGGTATTTTAACCATGGTCCGGCCATTGAAATATGGTCAGTTGTACATTTACCTTTTGCTT contains:
- a CDS encoding S9 family peptidase, producing the protein MKSPFKKLTILIVVLAMGMFSAFSQSVLSPADLLSLKSIHTNQLTPDGSKLMYSIYAPRSANDKPGGAISTYMILNLNTNESKLLFDDDLKASSPQWNKDGSLLAVIKSINGTRQVFIISDDGNEYQITNAPTGVDSYEWSPQNNAIAYIASVGKTDKQKELEKRGYDFIFYEEDIINNQLWIQHFDSELKSTDLKPITSDGNVWDFTFDKQGKQIAFSCSNLNLIDQKYMFRKVKIYNLESNEVTHQLSNEGKLGNYSFSPDGTKLVYTGALNINDHSVSQAYIFDLNTQKTENITPEKYKGHITWADWKNNKELFYMGEEGVYNKLYTYSVSKQKRNLLLDSEENGIIFSSPLYSNDSKTFVFSASTPANASDIYTWDGKKELKQVTKINPVLSERTLGKQEVIKFNARDGLEIEGLLIKPLGYNENETYPLIMFVHGGPESHHTNGWLSRYATPGQVMAGKGYLVAYINYRASTGYGVDFGMHGFEDPAGTEFDDLADAIDYLVKEKGADRDRVGMAGGSYGGYASAWFATYYTDYVKAVGMFVGISDIISKRGTTDIPYEELYVHSGKPLEEMWDISLKRSPIYYAHQSKTATLIYGGADDPRVHPTQSYELYRRMKMNHHPAVRLVQYPGEGHGNRKQVGQIDVLYRQIAWMDWYVRDLKPLDGPMPTIDISDQYGLDW
- a CDS encoding DMT family transporter gives rise to the protein MPWDKKWFQFSVLLVLAFVWGSSFILMKIGLKSFDSDQAASIRIGSAFLVLLPYSIKSFRVLKKRDLKSLLIAGFLGSLIPAFLFTKAQTRIDSALAGMLNSLTPVFTFIVGLILYKSSFRNAQFLGILMGLLGAAGLISMGGGLDLGQVNSYALFIVLATICYGVNINEIKARLTHLNGVQITSLSFFFIGPVAIFYFLTTKITNAVQHEGWYIHLGALILLGIVGTALAMLVMNTLIRYASAVFASSVTYIIPVFAILWGLIDGESISLMQIVFMAVILAGVYLINRMKGK